The stretch of DNA AGAtaatattaaccgaatgctctcgacACGCTTTATaagttcatcaaatactttcacttcaaattcCCTTAAAGtagcatttcacccatagaaacattaatctttattaaaagtgtgtcatatttgtagtgccTATTTGTTGCCTATTTGagcgagaaaaggggtgtttgtagtctcactccctcaacaaagatattggacttccttctttcaatgatgcaaaatgatgatttttacatcaatgaaagaaggaagttcaacactgaaatctgtatttcaaCCCgtaggaaatgatgcatgaccattcaaacttcaacttatttatttataaagtacATTTTCATGCAACTATGTTGCCCAAAGTGCTgtacacacaaataaaaatccTAAGCACACACTAATAAGAGACGTAAAAACATAAACCCAACGACAAGTAcaagaaataaaacattttaaacattcaaaaacatgacttgggttctaactatacaaagctttatgcaaatgggtgaagtgtccctttaatcccAGCTTGGGACATTCAGAAATATCTGTTTGTGGTAAAACTTtattcgatagtccactttagacattttactaattataattAACTTTgtaactacttatcaactaccaatctttagagtattagtagactgtctacTAAATATCtattaacactttattgtgatgattcaactgtctataagtatctttgcaggtgcatgtcaacttattccactaaccctaacacttacagtctactaatacactgatgacagttagttgacatatagttgcaaattagtgaaagttagttgacatgcagttgcaaagttatttatagttagtatgTCTAAAGTGAACTATGAAATGTGATGACaaatgaatttttaaaactACAAATATTGTTTGTAGTCTCTCAAGTATTCAATACTGTACATTATTATATAAGAGTGGTGTTAAGATAGTTTTAGATTCAAGTATAGACAATGTAAATCATTTTATGGCCAATAACATGTAGCCATCTTAGTATATAAACAGCTTTTATCTCATGTGTTTTTAAGAGGGTTTTAATAACTGGGAGTTGACGCAGAACGGTGGAGATAAATGGCAAATTGAACCGACGCCTGATGATGCAGTGGCTGCATACTTCTGCACCTCACATGAGTAAGAGAAAATTATTCAGAATAGACAACAATAATAATGTATAAATGTGAGTTTATGATCATACTCTGGGTCTCAATGTTATTTTCTGTACAATTTTCCAGGCCGTGTCTAAAAAAACAAGTGATTGATCTGGTGAAAAGCGGTTATATTGCTTCATATTTAGATTCTGGGCCTGAAGTGACTGTGAGGGACTGGTGAGTCTTTATCATCTACTTAATTATTGTCTTCCTTTATTTGTATAGCAGCTCATTTCTTTTCCATGTCTGTGTGTTTAGGTACAGCAGTCGACCTGACTGTGGGGGCGTTTATAGGCTTACTGTGTCACTGCTCAATGCAAATCGAGGTGTCATTGCTACATTTAAGCCGGCTGATGTGACTGTGCCCCAGGGTGGCGACTGGACAGAGGTAAAATATGGACGGATGAATTGTTTACAATAAAACCAAGAACTTGTAAAACcaagagttttgttgcaaaatgagataactttgtttttaacatttttgtcaaaacatgtgtattattatgttatcatgttattattttgttttatggtgctacttagctgtattttttaagttatgaaggtttaaattaaaacaaaacaactgcagttgaattgatattaattggaatgcacaaccaaaaaatgagatttctgaaaaattaaaaaaactgatttatctcgttttgcaacgaaactcttcatttgtctGCTGAATGCACACGCACGAAGAATGAGAGACTTTAGCTCTTCATCTCATCTTATAGACCATGAAGAGCTTCAGCAATAAAAACTTCAACAACAGTAAAGTCCTACAATGACAAACACGCCTAtattaaatgagaaataaaatatttaagcaTTGTTGGAAGTTTGTTAAGGCAGAATAATGAATAGTTTTTTTTGCGTTTTGTGCGGAAATAGAAGATCAGATTAATATCCTTTTAGCCAAGACTCATTTATGTGGTAGAATTTAAATTGAACAGTTTTAACAAGTTTATCTATAGCTATCTGATCAGAGacgtgaccaggtgtaaaaaagCCCTATGTCTGCtggaatgtttaaaaaaaatggttaattaaagtgaaataaatGATAGTAAAAAGGACATTCTGTAAATGTAACTTGGTGAGAAAATTGACAAAACAattagaaaaatgtaaaaaacaaaatttttattttattcggTTTCGGCCAATAACTTTgctttcggtgcatccctaattaaaATCCatctgaatttcatcagctGTGACTGCTACAGGTTTTATTAACCAACAAATAGCATGGTTTTCGACACTTGAAGTGTTGAATCATACTTCAATACAGTCAGCAGTCTCAGTGCTTCATTTAGCTTTCACTAGTACATGTTGGCCCTGAGCGAcaacattatttttacagtagcACCCCCAAAACTTGTGGATAGTTTTAAGTTCATGGACACTGAATATAACCACACTTTTATTTCTTCTTTTATAGGTGACTCACAAGTTTACAGGTTATGGTCCTGGTCTACGCTTCATCTCTTTTGAACATGGTGGTCAAGACACTAGAAACTGGAAAGGCTGCTATGGAATACGAGTCACTGGAAGTTCAGTCACCGTACCCCCAAAACCCTAATATGTGATTCAATAATGTTACTGATTGGTCAGCACTTTGCTTTTCACAAAACTATTAGTAAAGTAACATTAAAAAATCTTTAGAGCTGAACCTTGctaaaaaaatgcaaagcatttgcttatgttttttaaaagatttaagaATACAAACACATAAACTAATATCTGAAAGAAAATTATACATGTGTGGAATtaattgaaataattttctgcTGTCAGCTTAATAAAGTCCCCCTGTgttgaaaatcaagtttttattgttatttatgtgtcTATGTGGTAGTTTTAATATGCTTCaatatgtgtacatttattattCAACACAATTACTGAGTGTTTTCTGCAACCAATCAGTAGTTCAATTATGTATGGATGACGCATAGACCCTGCACAGAAATGATCACAGAACAGCTGCTTCATGTACGTGTGTGCTTTAACATGTTAACATCAGCAgaggaaaatattttgtataacTCATGTATGCATCGTGAAACTGTCAGCTACGTGTCTGGATCTGCAGAATGCAGCatctatgtacatatatatatctatggtccgagcaaGTTGAGTTATTCACTGATTATAGATACTAAATAAGGGAAGGTtgtagagttacattcaagcCATTTTAAGGCATGgtgaaattataaaaaaaaacttgcatgCTGTATTGATgctcaaaaaatatatttaattatcgACTACAGGGGTactttaacttttatttaaccCAGTATTAACCTTGTGTGCATTAACCACATGGCACATTGCAtgtcataaaacattttgttcATCATAACTGACAAACTATAAAGTAGTTATGATAATAAAATCATATCCAACACTGGGATTTAACATCACGTAAATAAAATAATTCTTCATCCATGCGTATGCACTGAGAGTGGCTTTGTGACGATGCAATATTTACTTTTTTGGTGTCATTATAGCTTTGTAATGGTTACATAAATACTGATCAACATTCATTTAACAGATTTAATATTGGGGGCATCCAAGTTATTTGACATATTTTTGGgctgtgtctcaatcagctcccttgtttAGTAGTCtgggcactgatcagggagtcagccattttaagggctgtaTTAATCTGTGTTGCCAGATTGATAATGTCCAAGGATCATATCAGAAGCTCAAAATTATGGTATTATCATACACAAGTCAAATGGGGAGAATACAGTTATTTATCTTAACCAACAACTATTGACAGCCTGCAAATTACCCCAGTAGATAAATAACTAGGTGTACCTTAGAGGAAGGGGTTCAAACAATTGACTGGAAAAACTACTGACTAAGTGCCACGGCAGGAAAGTCAACTTGTGCTTTTGAGAGAGAGAGTCATTCTCCACCCTGATTGGCAGAGAAAACATAACAGGAGATGAGATGAAAGATATGTATACCTTCCCtggtaattagttactttaattatgatgtaacacagttacttactcagttactatttgtgagaagtaactataactaattactattTTAAAGTAACATGTGCAACActgttatagacggtttcatcggacgcacgtgatacacgtctggatccgaaccttacttccggtttggtttttttaatggtctgactagttgctaaactgatctcctgaacaaatgcctcgtcgaatataacaaatgttttggtttcctaggtaatctatgtgttgttttttgcttcttatataaataaactacgtttaaagaactttgttgttttttatttttagcggagtttaccggaagttaggtgcggaccacgacagctgcttgtttgttgttaatgctgaaaccgtctatatgcaCTCGTTTTGTTTAACTACTGTATGGTGGTTAATCAGTAAGCTATGTGGTTGTTTGGGAAGTGCAGCCCAGATAAACATCGCAGGAGTTTAATTGACTTGATgctatacactgattaaaaagcaataatgtTTAAAATGCTGGATATAGAATGCACTGCATGTTGCAAtgcttattttgtttaaaagcacGATGAATGCCAGTCTACATGTCATAATAACAACAAACTACGCTTCAACCACAGCTCAACAGCAACACTTACAGCCACAGAAGCTTGCGATGCAGTTTGTGAATGTTTGCACGATTATTGCAAGTAAAAACCCTAAATTATGCTTAAATGACGGAACTTGTGACCATATTTGcctaacgatgcttttgggaaacacgCCCCTGTCTGTAAGGCGAGCACTGTTACTGGTACAAAACTTCACACGTTACATCCCATATTTGATTTTAGGAAGTTTGCACCCAATAAATACTCTACGCAGTGCTAAACTGACACCAGAAAAGCTCAACTCACTGTTGGTAAGTATTGCACATTTTATATAAGTCATTGTTTTATTGAGTGTACTGTGATTAACTTGCATTAGGTGTGTGTCCAGTCTCATCATGGGGCAGTCACTGATTGTATTTATCTGCCGCAGGATAGAAGAATGAAATCTCTATAATCCACAGCTATTAGAGTTAAGCCTCTCATTTACATTAAACAAGAATCAATATTGCTTTTATTTAGtgtgaaagatgtgtttggataGCACTGCAAACTTTACATTCATTAATTGAATTGTCAAATAGAGAGCCATTTTTGGTGACACTACTGATGGTGGAACATAAGATTAAAGGTTTTGAAAAAATGTCTATATTAAGGATACCAATCACCAAATTGTGGATAAAAGTCAAAAGTCCTCATGAGGATAGTTTTTGTTAAACAAATTAAGCAaaataatttcaacttgtttttaagtTATGGCAACTTTAAGTCAAAAACCTAAAATAGTAGGTCCAACTGACTTGGATAGCCAATTGAATTAAACTTGCACAGCattgcagcatttttttttcttacagtGTATAGAACAAGACACTCGATGTATCCATCACCATGATTTCAAGTGCATTGTAAAGTATTGCATCAAAAATGAGTGATGTAAACAACAAATTTAGaataaaaatcccttaaatCGCAAAAACGTTTTTACGCTCGCTTGAGGAGGTTTTTGGACAGACAGTCTTGCTGTTTGGGCGGGTAATGTGATTGGTC from Paramisgurnus dabryanus chromosome 14, PD_genome_1.1, whole genome shotgun sequence encodes:
- the LOC135740687 gene encoding F-box only protein 2-like — its product is MLINLLKNSHGDEGFNNWELTQNGGDKWQIEPTPDDAVAAYFCTSHEPCLKKQVIDLVKSGYIASYLDSGPEVTVRDWYSSRPDCGGVYRLTVSLLNANRGVIATFKPADVTVPQGGDWTEVTHKFTGYGPGLRFISFEHGGQDTRNWKGCYGIRVTGSSVTVPPKP